GGCCCGCCGCGCGCTGGACACCGGGGAGTCCGCGCCGCTGTTGCTCTTCGACGACACCACGGGCCGGACCGTGGACTTCCACCTTCGTGGCTCGCGCGAGGAGCTACTGGCCCGCCTTCAGCCCGCGCCTGCCCCCACGGAAGAAGACACCGGGCCTCGGAGCCCCGGCAGGCCGAAACTGGGCGTGGTGGCGCGCGAGGTGACCCTGCTTCCACGGCACTGGGAGTGGTTGGCCTCGCAACCGGGCGGTGCCTCCGTCGCGCTGCGCAAGTTGGTGGAGGCCGCGCGCGCGAGCAGCGGCGACACCGACCGGCACCGTCAGGCCCAAGTCGCGGCGGACCGCTTCATGACCACGATGGCCGGCAACCTGCCCGGCTACGAGAAGGCCGCCCGCGCGCTCTACGCTGGGCACCGCGCCCGGTTCAATCAGTGGACCCGAAGCTGGCCGGACGACCTCAGGAATCACGCGCGCCGGCTGGCCGCGCCCGCGTTCGGAAAGGTGACGCCATGAGCACGACGTCCAATCGTCAGTGGGTGCTGAAGACCCGTCCCCGGGAAGCGGTGTCCGAAGACTGCTTCGAGTGGCGCGAGGGGCCCGTGCCGACGCCAGGCCCGGGTGAGGCGCTGGTCCGCGTCACCTGGCTCGCCATCGAGCCCACCCAGCGCACCTGGCTCAATGCAAATGCGACGTACATCCAGCCCGTCGCGCTCGGTGAGGTGATGCGGGGCGCAGGCGTGGGCCTGGTCATCGCGTCCCGAACCGAGCGGCTGGCGGTGGGTGACTGGGTGGCCGGGCTCACCGGTTGGCAGGACTATGTACTGACCGGCGACGCGGGGCTCTTCGGCCTCAACAAGGTACCGGACGGCGTCGCTCCGAAGGCGATGCTGAACCTCTATGGCGCGAGCGGGCTGACGGCGTACTTCGGCATCACCGAGGTGGGCCGCGTTGCGCCGGGAGAGACAGTTCTGGTGTCCGCCGCCGCGGGCAGCGTGGGCTCCATCGCGGGGCAGGTGGCCCGGCTCCGGGGCTGCCGTGTCATTGGCATCGCGGGAGGGCCGCACAAGGCCGAATGGGTCACCCGCACCGCGCGCTTCGATGCCTGCATCGACTACAAGTCTGAAGACATCCGGGCGCGGCTTCGCGCCCTGGCGCCTCAAGGCGTGGACGTCGTCTTCGACAACGTGGGGGGCCACGTCCTGGAAGCCGCGCTGGACCACCTCGCCCGAGGCGCGCGGGTGGTGCTCTCCGGCAGCGTGGCCTCGGGATACAAGGACGGTGACTACGGCACCGCGCCGCGCAACTACATGCAGCTCGGCTTCAAGCGAGCGCGGATGGAGGGCTTCATCTTCCTCGACTACGTCTCGCGCTTTCCTGAGGCTTTTCGCGAGCTGGCGGCTTGGGACGCCCAGGGCGCGCTCCATTGCGCGGAGTCCATCGCGGAAGGCTTGGAGCAGGCCCCCTCTGCCCTGCGAGGACTCTTCGAAGGCCGCAACGTGGGCAAGCAGCTCGTGCGCGTCACCTCAATCCCCTGATCCCCAACGGCATCTGGAAGAACGTCACACGTCGCCGAACGGCGCCACCTGCTTGTTCAGCCAGACGGCATCCCGCTTCCCGCCCCCCTCGGTGAGCTGCAGGAACGTCTCACGTAGCAACGCGACCTGCTGGCCGAAGAGCCCCTTGCGGAAGTCGGGTATCCGGCAGACCTGGAGCATAGGAAGGATGGAAGGCCTGTTGAGAGGTGGCGGACTGGAGCGCAAGAGCGGAGGAGGGCTTCAGAGGAGGCAACGTCCCTGACACATGGGCCCTGGTGTTCATCCGAAACGTGAGGCGCCGTGCGCGCCGCTGTCCGTCAGGGTTGGATTCCAAGGATAGGTGTGAGCAACGGTGGCGCGGGTGGCGCGTCCGCGCCCAGGACGTCATGGCCTCAAGTCGCGGAGGTGACCGGGAACCCGCGCAGAACCCGCGCCGGCACACCCGCGGGTGTCTCCCAATGGGCGCTGGGCGGCATGCCTGGCAGGGCAGACGGGAGGTGTGCGCACCCCGGACGCGGGCACTTCCTCCCGCTTCGACCTCTTCCTGTTCGAGCTCGCCCCCCGCGCTCGATGAGACCGGAGGCAACTCGCAGGCTGTTGAAGCAGCGGCCTGCACGGAGTCGCGAGCGTCAGTCTTGAGTCAGGGTCCGGAACACGGCCGGCAGTTCCTGGTCCCCCAGTCCCGCACTGACGGCTCGCTTGTAGTTGTCGAGCAGCTCCTTAGGGAAGCGTGCGCTGATGCGGGCGTCCTGGCTCAGCCGGACGATGTGTTCGATTGCGGCGACGTGGGTGTTGAGACTGCACTGGTCGCCTGAGAAGCCATTCTTCTCAATCATGTCCTGCGCGGCGTCGGCGGTGACGGAAATCAGGCCGAGGAAGGAGTTCTTCTGGGCGAAGAGAGCCTTCGGGTCCAGGCCTTCCGCCTTGCACATGGCCGCCGCGTGCAGGAACGCCAGGGAGCCGCCGTAATAGGCCTCGAGAATCGCGCAGTCGAGCGTCGCGGCAGCGCCAATCTTCTCGTCGACGTACACGGAGTTCTTGGCAATCGCCTGGAGGGTCTCGACGTGCCGGTCGAAGATGCCGCGCGCCCCTGCGTAATAGACGGTCGCGTACTCGGTGGCGACGAAACTCGGGTAGGCGAGGATCGCGGCATCCAGGTAGTCCACGCCGTGGGCCTGGGCCCACGCCAGCCCCTCGCGCGCGTCCGCGGGTGAGCCACTGGTGAGCTGAACGAGCGTCGTTCCAGTCAGTGCCGCCGCGACGCCCCTCTCCGAGAGCACCTCGGCGGCGGCAGCGTAGTTGGAGAGGGAGACGACGACGAGCTCGCGTCCCGATACGGCCTCGACGAGGCTGTCGAAGGCACGGGTGCCACCACCGACAGCGGAAGCCTTGCCGGGAGTCCTGTTCCAGACCGCGACGTCGTGGCCCGCCGAGGCGAAGGCTCGCGCCAGTGCGCTTCCCATGAGACCACAACCCACCACCGCCATCTTCGCTGAACGAATCGGGTGCATGTGCAACCTCGTTTGGACTCCAGGTTGTACGGTAACCCCGAAACGTGAAGCCCGCCCATCCCTCAGTGAACCGGGCGAACGGGTGGAGCGGGCGTCAACACCAACCCATCCAGGACACCATATGCATAGGCCACCGCGAAGGCATAGGCTCCCACCAGGTACGTCACGTTGAGCGTCCGCGCCGTCCCCGCGTCGCTCGCGCTATACCGGCCGTCTGGTCCGCGCAGCGAGAGCGAGGTCCCCAGGGAGATTCCCGCCGCCGCGAGTCCCAACCCCTGCGTCACCGCCAGCACCGTGCCCATCCCTGAACGCCCGTGCTTGAAGTGCCCCACGCCCAAGGGCGCCAGATACCAGGCACGGGTCAGCGCTGGCGAGGTGGGCACCTCGTCTGCGCGGATGGGGGCGACGATGGGGGAGGGCGCTGGAAACAGCCGAGGACTCCGCTCGGCGCGCAGTTCCCCGATGCGTGTCTGGTGTTGGGCACGCGCGCGCTCGACGAAGGCGAGGAAGTCCGGTGGATACAGCAGCGGGTCCAGCGCCGAGTCGCCGTGAACGGCCAGCCCTCGCACCACCTCGTCCTCCGCGCGGGCCAGCTCCTCCTGTGCGTGATAGGTGGCTGCGAGCAGCAGGTGCGCCTCCGCTTCCAACGCCTCTCCGTCGAGCCGCAGCGGATAGAGCAGGGACTCCAGCTCGGCGCGGGCCTTGGGCAGCTCGCCGGATTGGTAGGCACCGCGCGCGCTGTCGAGCGGGGACGCCGCGAGTACCATCAGCATCAAGGCCGCGCCCATCATGGCGTCACGTCCAGCGCCACTTCGAGACGACGGCCGGCGACGACGTCCACCTCTCGCACCAAGGGCGGTTCACCCGCGCGGCGTGCCGTCACCGTGTGTCGTCCATGTTCGACCACCACTGGAGCGGGCAGGGGCGCGATGCCCACCTCCCGGCCGTCCACGAAGAGCCGCGCGCCGGCGGGAGCGTGGATGAGCACCTCTGCCTTGCGAGGTGACAACACCACGTCGCGCGTCACGGTCTCCCCCGGCGCGAGCGTCACTTCCTGCTCGACCTCGTCGCACAGCGGGTTGACGAAGCGCAGCCGGTAGGTCCCCGCTGACAGCGAGAGTTCACGCACTCGAGGTGTGTAGCCGTGGCTCTCGCCGTTCACGAACACCTCCGCCCATGGGCGCGCCGTCACCTTCAACAGGGCGGGACGCGCGGGGAGGGTGGTTTCCACGTCCGGCCCTGGCGCCGGCACCAAGGGCCGCGCGGCCCCTGTGGGCTCGGCTCCCGCCGAGTGCCCTGTCGGCAGGGGCGATACGGCCCGCTTCGCCGAATCCATTCCCCCCGAACGCCCTGTCGAAACGGATGGCCGAGCCGGCTTCGCCTTGGCACCGTCCGCCGCGCGTTCTGTCGGTACCAATGCCCCGGCCAGATTCGTGGTGTCACTTTCAGCCGAAGGCGCCGGTTCCCGCGAAGCATCCAACATGCCGGGGGCCGTCCCCGAGGCAGGCCTCTCCTGGCCCGGGGGCGTGGGCGCATGAAGGCGTTCACCCGTGGAGGCGCCGTCAACGGATGCCGTTCTGGGGGAGGCCTGCCCTGACGAGGGCTCCGCGCCACGCGGTGTCGTCACGTCTTCGACGCGCTGGTCCGGCCTCATCCACCAGCCCGCAGTCGCGCAGAGCACGAGCCCGGCGCCCACGGCGCCAGCCCTCCACGCGGAACGCCTCGGCCGCTGACGCAACAGCGCCACCACCTCGGCGGACGTCGGCTCCAGCGACAGCGCGGCGTTGAGGACCTTCGCGGCCCGCGCCCCCTCGCCGCGCGCCAGCAGTCCGCGCCCCTCCTCCAGCAACCGCTCGAAGCGCGCCCGGCGCCATCGATTGGCGCGGGCCACCGGGTCTCCCAAGAACTCCCGCGCCACGTCGGCAGGCGGGCCGACCTCTCGTTGGAGCAGCTCCTCCAGCGCCAACGCCAGCGCGGCCCCGTCGCGCGGTCTATCCCGTGCATCCTTCGCCAGACACCGCGCGACCAGCGCTGACAAGGGCGCGGGCGTGCCCGGCACCACCTCCGTCAGCGGTGGCGCATCCTTCGTCATCACTGACGCGGCCAGATGCGCCGCGCCCTTGCCCGCGTGCGGCGTGGTGCCCGAGCACAGCTCGAACAGGATGACACCCACCGCGTACACATCCGAGGCAGGGGAGTACGCGCCTGTGTCGATGCGCTCGGGCGCCATGTATGGCAACGAGCCCGTCACCGCCCCGGTACTCGTGAGGCGCTCCTGGTCCTCTAGCGCGGCGAGTCCAAAGTCCGCCAGCTTCAGCGGCCCGCCTTCCGCCACCAGCACGTTGTCGGGCTTCACATCGCGGTGGACGATGCCGCGTGCGTGCGCCGCCGCCAGCGCCCGGGCGAGCTCCCAGCCCAACACCATCACCGCCTCGGGCGGCGCCGGCGAGAGCCTTCCCGCCAGTGCGCGGAGGTCTTCGCCCCGCACCCACTCGCAGACGAGGAACGGGCCATGGGCCTCATCCTCGCCGTAGTCGTGGACCTCCAGGACGTTGGGATGATGGAGCGAGGCGGCCAGCTCGGCCTCCCGCCGGAAACGCTCCGCGCGGCCCGTGCCGCCTCCTGGGTGCATCCGCTTCAGCGCTACCGGGCGCGACAGCCGCACGTCCGTGGCCAGGAAGACCGTGGCCATTCCCCCACGCCCCAACTCCCGCTCGAGTCGGTAGCGGCCCGCAAGCACTTCACCCGTCATCACCCGGGTATTCTCCGGGAGCGGGCTCCCGCGAGCAACCTGGTAGATTACAGCGACAGCCGACAGGCCTTCGTGTTCCCCACCTGTTCGCAGGCGCCCGTCGCCCCTCCTGGGCAGTCCCGGTCCAGCCGGCACGGCTGCCGGCACCGCAGCGCCGCCCCCGATGACAGGCACACGCTACAGGGCGCGCAGTCCAGCGAGTTCTCGCAGTCCTCTCCCACCGAGACCGGGGTACCCGAGCACTCCTGCACGCACAGCCCGTCCGGAGCACATTGGTAGCCCGCCTCGCAGTGGTTGCTCTCCGGGTTGCACTTCTCCTCGCACCGCATTCGCTCCCTGGGGCAACCGGCGAAGTCGGAGCACTCGAATGTGTCCCTGCACGGCTCTCCAATCCGAGCCCCCACGACACAGGTTGCACTGGAGGAGCACCGTCGCCCGTCGCGACACGTGAAGTCCGTCGAGCACGTCAGCGTGCACGTCCCGCCGACACAGGCCGCCGCTGCATCCGCGCACTCGCACGGCCGCGTGCACGCTCCTCCCACCTCCACAGCGCTCGCGCATCCGGCGTCCGGCGACCCGCATCCCGAGCCCGTACAGCCGGCATCCGGCACCTCGCATCCCGAGCCTGTGCAGCCCCCATCCGTCGACGTCGTCACCGGCACACATGCACTCAGGGGGCCGGACGCGTCGGGCACGTGCCCACATCCGTAGCCTGGCCGAGCACAGGCCTCGCCACAGGTTCGCAGGCACTGCCCCAGCCCCGGTGCGCACACGCTTCCTGCCGGGCAGGGCGCCGCGTCGGAGCACGCCAGCAGGCAATACCCGCCCGGAAAGCCCGTGCCACAGGTGCGCCCCGGCCCGCAGTCCGCATGCTCGCCGCAGGCATCCCCAATCCGCACCGTGTCCACGGGCTCGCAGTCACCTCGCACGCAGACCTGCCCCTGGGGACAGCCGTTGGGCTCGTCACAGCGGATTCGGATGTCGAGCGGACAGCCCGGCGCGACGAGCAGCACCAGCGCGGGCAACAACGAGAGCAGGAGGAGTCGGCGCATCACCAAGGCCCGGGCGACTCTAGGCGGAGGGAGGCTCGGAGAGCACCCCCCAACAACGCCAGAGGCCCCGTGCTCCCCGACGGGGGAACACGGGGCCGTCTTCGCCAGCTACATGCAGGTGCCCATGACGCCCGGCGCGCTGAAGCACTGGCCGCTCTTGCAGTGGCTGTTCTCCGCGCACGGGAAGCCGAAGGCACCCGGGCTGCAGAACCCGAGGACCGCGCCGGAGAAGGGCTTCACGCAGCTCCACGCCGAGGGGCAGTTCGAGTTGTCACTGCAGAGCCCCTGCATGCAGAAGCGGCCCTTGTTGGGCAGGTAGCCGTCGTTGCACACCGCGCCGCCCAGGCCCGTGGGGCACACGCCATCCTCGGGGCAGGGCGCGAAGCTGGCGCAGTACGGCTGCTGCGAGCCCTGGTCCGCTGCGTCCAGGCACACCGCATAGGTGTCGCAGCCGTCCTTGAAGTCGCTGGTGTTCGGGTTGCACGAGGGCGGGTTGGCCGGAGGCGCCAGGCTGCACAGGCCCTCGATGCAGACCTGGTTGCTCAGGCACTGGCTGTTGGAGCTGCAGGTCGGCACCTTCTTGTTCTTGCAAAAGGAGACGGCCATGCCCGTGTCCTCGAGGTCGCAGTACTGGTCCGCCGCGCAGTCCCCGTTCGACTGACAGCCGATGGCACACAGGCCGTTGAAGCAGAACTGCCCGGAGGGACATGCCTTGCTCGCGCTGCACAGCCCCGCGCTCTGCTCGTTGGGGTTGCCGTCGGGCCCCTCGCCGTCATCGTCCTTCGTGCTGCCGCAGCCCATGACCGTCAGCGCCAGGAACAATCCCATCACCACATGCTTCATCGTCGTCTCCGTCAGGTTCATCTGCACCGTGGCGGTTCTCCGCCTGCGTGCGATGGGCAACACCTGAGCAACGTGCGTGCCCAAGCCTCGCGAGACATCGAATCGCCCTGATTCCACGGGGTTGCATGACGCCCCTGACCCTCCGAGCACCTGATGCCGGGGGAAACGTGCCAGGACTGGCACGCGGACAAGCCCTCCAGAGGAGGCGGCCTGTCAGTCCCCTTCGCCGAGGTAGCGAAACAGCGAGCGAAGACCGATGCCCAGCGCCGCCGCCGCGTCCTTCTTACTGCCGCCGCAGCGGGCGATGGCCTCCCGCACGTAGCGCTGGACGAACGCCTCCCGCGCCTCCTCCAGGGGAATCATGGGCGCTGCGTCGCCGCCCAGCTCCAGGTCCTCGGGGCGCAACAACTCGTCCGTCGCCAACACCGCCGCGCGGCGCACGCGCGACGCCAGCTCTCGCACGTTGCCAGGGAAGGGGTGCCCCCGCAGCGCCTCCGAGGCCTTCTGCGTGAAGCCTCGCGCCTTGCGCGCCTCTTGCGCCAGCACATGGTGGGCGATGAGCAGCACGTCCTCACCACGCGCTCTCAGCGGCGGCACGTCGACACGCACCTCTTCCAGCCGGAAGCGCAGGTCCGCGCGGAAGGTGCCCCGCCGCACCGCCTCCTCCAGGGCCACATGGGTCGCGGACACCACGCGCACGTCCACCTTGCGCGGCTGGTGTTCGCCCAGGCGGGTGACCTCGCGCTCCTGCACCACACGCAGCAAACGCGTCTGGAGCGACAGCGGCATGTCCCCAATCTCATCCAGGAAGAGGGTGCCACCGTCGGCCGCTTCCACCAGTCCCGCCCGCTCCGTGCCCGCGCCGGTGAACGCGCCACGCGCATGGCCGAACAGTTCGCGCTCGATGAGGCTCTCCGGCAGCGCCGCGCAGTTGATGGCCACCAGCCGGCCGCGCCGGCCACTGCGCCGGTGGAGTGCCCGCGCCACCAGCTCCTTGCCCGTGCCTGTCTCGCCTGTGACGAGGACGTTGAGCGGCGTGGGCCCCAGTCGCTCCACCTGCCGGTATAGGGCGCGCATCGAAGGGGATTCGCCGATGAGCCCTTCGAACGTCGCGGCTTCGATTCGGCGGGTGAGGCCCTCCACCTGCGCGCGCAGCTCCGTCAATTCGCGCCGGGTCGACAGGAGCAGCGCCGTCAGCGCGGAGAGCGCCATGGCCTCCTCCAGCGCCACCGCTGAAAAGGCCGGAGCACCCAACCTCCGTCCCAGGTACACCACGGACAGCGGCACCGGCTCCACGCGCAGCGGCACCACCAGCGCGGAGCCCAGCCGCAGGGCTTCCATGCTGGGCGCCCGGGCCAGCGCCGCGTCCGCCTCCACGTCGGCCACCCGCACCGGGGCACCCGAGGTCAGCACCCGGTCCACCAGACTGTCCACCACCGCCGCGTCGGGGCTGGCGCCCGTGGAACACAGCACGCGCCGAGGTCCCTCCCGCGAGTCCGCGGCGACGAGGAAGCCCACGTCCGCGCCCACCACGTCGGCGAGCCCCCGCATCGCCACCTCCAGCAGCTCCAGGGGAGGGCGTTGCACCAGCAGCCGCGAGGACAGCTCCGCCAGCACCGCCACCAGCCGGCCGTCCTGTCGCCGGGGGGCCACCTCCGCCGCATCACTCGCGACGGACTCCACCGCTTCGATGAGCTCCAGTTCCACCGTGCCCACGCGGAAGCGGTCCCCGGGCTCCAGGGGCGCCAGGTCCACGCGCCGCCCTCGCACTTTGATGTCACAGCCCTTGCCCGCCGGGGACACGCTCCAACCTCGCGCGTCGCGGAACAGCAGCGCGTGGCTCGGCTTCACGCCGGGGGCAACGAGCACGGCGTCACAGGTGGCGTCGGAGCCCACGGAGACGACGGGCTTGTCCAAAGGGAGACGGCGGCCGTCGGGGAGGACCAGAAGCTGGGGCATGGCGGGAGCGGACGACACAGTCGCATATCAGGAATGCGGGGGCGTGCGCATGCGGGGCCCGGAAGGGGCGTGCCGAAGAGGGGGCCCCGTGCCGTCGCCAATCGCCTGTGCTTCGACGTGTCTGAGTTCCACGGCGCCCAGGGCTACCTGAGCGCGCCAGGGTGGAATGCCGTCGCGGGGCAGACGCGCCCCCACCACACGCCTGCCGCGGCCACTCCATTCCACGGAACCGTAGAATCCATGTACCGTCAGGAGCTTCGCCGTTCCCTGGCAGTCCTTCCCATTCCCGGTTCCTCCGAGTGGCACTCCCCATGCGCCTCATACGCCCTTCCTGGCTCTGGGCCCTCCTGCTGGCCCTCTCCGCCTGTTCCTCGACCTCCACGACCCCTTCCGACGCGGGGACTCAGCCTGATTCAGGGACGCAGCTCGGGCGCATCGAAGGCCAGGCCATCCTGGAGGGGGCCTCGTCCCACGCGGGCATCAGCGTCTCCGTGGAAGGCGCTTCGCTGAGCACCACCACGGCCACTGACGGCCGCTTCGTCTTGGAGAACGTCGCCTCGGGCACGCACATCGTTGTGGCGAGAATGTCCGGCTACTCAGAGGCCCGACAGTCCGTCACGGTCACCACGGGAGCAACGGCCTCCGTGAGGCTCGACCTCGGGCGAGGACGGGGTTCAATCCTCGGCAACGTCCAGGTGGAAGGCGTCTTGGATTCCTCGGGCGTCACCGTCACCCTGGTGGAGACGGGCGCCAACACGACCACGGACGCGACGGGGCTCTTCACCTTCTCCGACCTGGCCCAGGGCACCTACACGGTGGCGCTCCAGAAGACGAACTACCTGGCGACGCAGCAGACGGTGGAGGTGCGGGGCACGGGCTCAACCCTGGTCAGCCTCTCCCTGTCACGCGAGCGGAGCAGTGTGACCGGCGTCATCCAGCTCGAAGGCTCGAGCAACCACGCCGGCGCCGTCGTCACCCTGGTGGAAGCGTCCCTCACCGCGACCACGAATGCCGAGGGACAGTTCAACATCCAGAACGTGATGACGGGCACGTACACCCTGCGAGTGCGGCGGGAGAACTATGTGGACGCGCAGCAGACCGTGGAGGTCCGCGCGAACCAGCCGAGCCAGGTCAACCTGACGTTGTTGCTGGTACGCGGGGACGTGGCGGGCACCGTCCAACTGTCGGACGGAGCCACCCCCTCGGGCGTCACCATCACCGTGACGCAGACGGGCGCCAACACGACGACGAACGCACAAGGCCAGTTCACCTTCACCGGGCTTCCGCTGGGCACCTACAACCTGACCGCCCAGAAGGAGGGCTACGCGGTGGTGCAGCAATCCGTCACGGTGCGCACGGGCGCTGCGGCCACGGTCGCCTTCACGCTGGTACGGGCCCAGGGCCGCGTGGAGGGCACGGCCCTGCTCGAGGGCGCGAGCAGCCACGGTGGCATCACCGTCACCCTGGCGGAGACGGGGGCCACCACGACCACGAACGGCCAGGGCCGTTTCGCCTTCAGCAGCGTGGCCGCGGGCACGTACACGGTGGAAGCGCGGTTGAGCGGCTACGCCGTGGCGCGCGAGTCCGTCCAGGTGCAGGAGAACCAGCAGGCCACCGTCTCGCTCTCGCTGGCGCGCGAGCGGGGCAACGTGGCCGGTGTCATCCAGCTCGAGGGCGGGAGCTCGCCGGTGGACATCAACGTCACCCTGGCGGGGACGGCCTTCAGCGCGCGCACGAACACCGCGGGCCAGTTCTCCCTCACAGGCGTCCCCACGGGCTCCTACACCTTGGAGGCCCAGAAGGACGGCTTCGCCACGGGCCAACGTACCGTGGAGGTTCGTGCCGGCGAGCAGGCCCAGGTCAGCC
This sequence is a window from Myxococcus xanthus. Protein-coding genes within it:
- a CDS encoding NADP-dependent oxidoreductase encodes the protein MSTTSNRQWVLKTRPREAVSEDCFEWREGPVPTPGPGEALVRVTWLAIEPTQRTWLNANATYIQPVALGEVMRGAGVGLVIASRTERLAVGDWVAGLTGWQDYVLTGDAGLFGLNKVPDGVAPKAMLNLYGASGLTAYFGITEVGRVAPGETVLVSAAAGSVGSIAGQVARLRGCRVIGIAGGPHKAEWVTRTARFDACIDYKSEDIRARLRALAPQGVDVVFDNVGGHVLEAALDHLARGARVVLSGSVASGYKDGDYGTAPRNYMQLGFKRARMEGFIFLDYVSRFPEAFRELAAWDAQGALHCAESIAEGLEQAPSALRGLFEGRNVGKQLVRVTSIP
- a CDS encoding serine/threonine-protein kinase; this encodes MTGEVLAGRYRLERELGRGGMATVFLATDVRLSRPVALKRMHPGGGTGRAERFRREAELAASLHHPNVLEVHDYGEDEAHGPFLVCEWVRGEDLRALAGRLSPAPPEAVMVLGWELARALAAAHARGIVHRDVKPDNVLVAEGGPLKLADFGLAALEDQERLTSTGAVTGSLPYMAPERIDTGAYSPASDVYAVGVILFELCSGTTPHAGKGAAHLAASVMTKDAPPLTEVVPGTPAPLSALVARCLAKDARDRPRDGAALALALEELLQREVGPPADVAREFLGDPVARANRWRRARFERLLEEGRGLLARGEGARAAKVLNAALSLEPTSAEVVALLRQRPRRSAWRAGAVGAGLVLCATAGWWMRPDQRVEDVTTPRGAEPSSGQASPRTASVDGASTGERLHAPTPPGQERPASGTAPGMLDASREPAPSAESDTTNLAGALVPTERAADGAKAKPARPSVSTGRSGGMDSAKRAVSPLPTGHSAGAEPTGAARPLVPAPGPDVETTLPARPALLKVTARPWAEVFVNGESHGYTPRVRELSLSAGTYRLRFVNPLCDEVEQEVTLAPGETVTRDVVLSPRKAEVLIHAPAGARLFVDGREVGIAPLPAPVVVEHGRHTVTARRAGEPPLVREVDVVAGRRLEVALDVTP
- a CDS encoding NAD(P)-dependent oxidoreductase translates to MRDGRASRFGVTVQPGVQTRLHMHPIRSAKMAVVGCGLMGSALARAFASAGHDVAVWNRTPGKASAVGGGTRAFDSLVEAVSGRELVVVSLSNYAAAAEVLSERGVAAALTGTTLVQLTSGSPADAREGLAWAQAHGVDYLDAAILAYPSFVATEYATVYYAGARGIFDRHVETLQAIAKNSVYVDEKIGAAATLDCAILEAYYGGSLAFLHAAAMCKAEGLDPKALFAQKNSFLGLISVTADAAQDMIEKNGFSGDQCSLNTHVAAIEHIVRLSQDARISARFPKELLDNYKRAVSAGLGDQELPAVFRTLTQD
- a CDS encoding DUF2239 family protein → MLEPPTPGMPTTSTTWTAFAGQRLIASGPPADVILAARRALDTGESAPLLLFDDTTGRTVDFHLRGSREELLARLQPAPAPTEEDTGPRSPGRPKLGVVAREVTLLPRHWEWLASQPGGASVALRKLVEAARASSGDTDRHRQAQVAADRFMTTMAGNLPGYEKAARALYAGHRARFNQWTRSWPDDLRNHARRLAAPAFGKVTP
- a CDS encoding carboxypeptidase regulatory-like domain-containing protein, coding for MRLIRPSWLWALLLALSACSSTSTTPSDAGTQPDSGTQLGRIEGQAILEGASSHAGISVSVEGASLSTTTATDGRFVLENVASGTHIVVARMSGYSEARQSVTVTTGATASVRLDLGRGRGSILGNVQVEGVLDSSGVTVTLVETGANTTTDATGLFTFSDLAQGTYTVALQKTNYLATQQTVEVRGTGSTLVSLSLSRERSSVTGVIQLEGSSNHAGAVVTLVEASLTATTNAEGQFNIQNVMTGTYTLRVRRENYVDAQQTVEVRANQPSQVNLTLLLVRGDVAGTVQLSDGATPSGVTITVTQTGANTTTNAQGQFTFTGLPLGTYNLTAQKEGYAVVQQSVTVRTGAAATVAFTLVRAQGRVEGTALLEGASSHGGITVTLAETGATTTTNGQGRFAFSSVAAGTYTVEARLSGYAVARESVQVQENQQATVSLSLARERGNVAGVIQLEGGSSPVDINVTLAGTAFSARTNTAGQFSLTGVPTGSYTLEAQKDGFATGQRTVEVRAGEQAQVSLTLSRARGSISGVVLLEDANTTSGISVALVESNASVLTDAQGRFSFSGLIVGTYTLSAYWTGYEIQERSVVVRNQETTVVNITLRRRPGVVTGTIQLEGESHHEGVTVSLSGHGATAMTDAQGHFVLEDVPQGRHTLAASKANYAKAEAALDVREGEPLPVSLALSRLGALEVSAPKLAVQGGHLTLTGSGFGAERGPFTVTVGGEAVTDFISWSDTEVVARVAHHVAPGERDVVVTPGVPWRRNTTTSVWVVPQKTVAYGEHWGVGVLASNHVSVWGGPSLADIHPIPAGLTDVVSVATSRRTAFALQADGTVVAWGGDLPSDLSVPADLTEVVAIAGGDSFVLALKADGTVVAWGESAIAPSSDVRDVVGIAVTSNASQAFLAGGTVVTWGQDNEGRATPAEQLYLPPHDLLLRIPAR
- a CDS encoding sigma 54-interacting transcriptional regulator, whose translation is MPQLLVLPDGRRLPLDKPVVSVGSDATCDAVLVAPGVKPSHALLFRDARGWSVSPAGKGCDIKVRGRRVDLAPLEPGDRFRVGTVELELIEAVESVASDAAEVAPRRQDGRLVAVLAELSSRLLVQRPPLELLEVAMRGLADVVGADVGFLVAADSREGPRRVLCSTGASPDAAVVDSLVDRVLTSGAPVRVADVEADAALARAPSMEALRLGSALVVPLRVEPVPLSVVYLGRRLGAPAFSAVALEEAMALSALTALLLSTRRELTELRAQVEGLTRRIEAATFEGLIGESPSMRALYRQVERLGPTPLNVLVTGETGTGKELVARALHRRSGRRGRLVAINCAALPESLIERELFGHARGAFTGAGTERAGLVEAADGGTLFLDEIGDMPLSLQTRLLRVVQEREVTRLGEHQPRKVDVRVVSATHVALEEAVRRGTFRADLRFRLEEVRVDVPPLRARGEDVLLIAHHVLAQEARKARGFTQKASEALRGHPFPGNVRELASRVRRAAVLATDELLRPEDLELGGDAAPMIPLEEAREAFVQRYVREAIARCGGSKKDAAAALGIGLRSLFRYLGEGD
- a CDS encoding Dickkopf N-terminal cysteine-rich domain-containing protein, with protein sequence MNLTETTMKHVVMGLFLALTVMGCGSTKDDDGEGPDGNPNEQSAGLCSASKACPSGQFCFNGLCAIGCQSNGDCAADQYCDLEDTGMAVSFCKNKKVPTCSSNSQCLSNQVCIEGLCSLAPPANPPSCNPNTSDFKDGCDTYAVCLDAADQGSQQPYCASFAPCPEDGVCPTGLGGAVCNDGYLPNKGRFCMQGLCSDNSNCPSAWSCVKPFSGAVLGFCSPGAFGFPCAENSHCKSGQCFSAPGVMGTCM